Genomic segment of Aedes albopictus strain Foshan unplaced genomic scaffold, AalbF5 HiC_scaffold_77, whole genome shotgun sequence:
ACTTCAAATATGTTTCCATATtcgaattccttgtaaaatttgcagTAAATTTGATCAATAGAACATTTAGTTCTCATTGGATAAGCTtgtttaaaataaaataatagaaTAGTCTAGTcgtgtgtaaatcaaaggggtactgCACTGCTGTCAGATCACTTTTTCACATTTTGAATGCCTTGTCACGCCAAAACTTGTGAACGAAAACCTTTTTTACTTCGTATACgcgaaattcagcatatttgtagttccggaTCAAaacttgagctcaatccatcaaagcaaagcATAGTTAAAGCATCTCAAAGTTGGTCATTTTGTACGAAAATCTGCGTTTGTCGTCGCACAGTGTACGTCGAGTCGAGCTATATGAAATCATTGTTAATATTTTCACTTCAATTTCATTACAGTCATCGTGGCCCAGGTACTTAGGAAATCCAACCGAAAACATAACGACAATAACGTTTACAAGATAGCCATCAAAAAGGAATACAAGGTAACAAACAAGCAGTAGATGACGCACCTATAGCAAGCAACAGTtgctcaaaatttaattttcaaattcCTCTACAGATGACGCCACGCGCACAAAAGCTACTGAAGCAGGGAAAGCTCATTACACCGCCGTCGGATTCCATGTGCGGCATACGGCTTGAGCCGAATCAGCTTTACGCGATTGCCGCCAGGGACATCCACGTTGGACTGTGCAGCTTTGTACGCAAGTATAGCGATCTGACGATTGTGGAGAAGCGTGGACTGGCCGGTATCTACCGTAAAGGATGCCCGTGTGAGATCAAGCCTTGCTATCACGGAAGCTGTAATGTAACGATCGGAGCCTGCAATTGGACACCGTGGGCTTCCTGTGAATCGGACTTTGGATCGTGCATCCCTACACGAGGATATCTGATTGATGGATCACCGGCTAAATGCCACTGGCGTCGGTCACCACTGTATCAAAAGTGTAAGGTGAACTCTCGAGAATGATCGTGAGCGGGCGGCTGTCTTGTTTTTAGTtgacgtgtttttttttctcagtgctGTAATTAATTCATTATGTGTATTCACTCCTCCGTTTACCCATCAAAACCTACTTCGGGTACCGAATTCTCTTCTGTAAATTtactattttataaattttaataaTACTATTTATTAGCGAGAAGCATATACTATTTATTTTACACACGAGTAGGACAAATATACTGAATATTTTCCTATAAATCATGGTaatatttatttgtatttttgtCAAGCGATGATGCTCTTTTGTACTTGAAGaaaattattttagtacaaataATTATATGACTAGGTTAAGCAAAAGTTGTGGAGGAAAAATGTTTTAATCTCCCTAATGAATCGACTATCTGTTAAGGCAGCTTAACGAGCCATAATAAAAATGTTGATGGAAATTGAGCATTTTCTTTTGTCTTACTGTTTTTATCTTATactgaatattttatttttattttactgAGTTTGATGAACCAAGTTCGAAAGCCTTATTTACTTCATGTTATTGCAGGACTGTCCTGCATGGATAAAAAATTCAATCACCCACCGGGAAGCTGATACTGACGGAAATGTTTATCCCAATCAATAGCTATTGTACGTCTATTCCATTCTATTTTGAAGCATGCACAGTAGGCCATCCCAAAACGATCATcatctatataaaaatgagtttgaaatccctttgggGCAGCAAAACTCAAGAAGGGCTGAAGCGATAagaatgactcttgcatggtttgattcgtattcatggtgactgtgtttataagtagaaaaagttaattaaatcaactaaaaagtaagaaaataatGAAGTACTGATTTTCATGACCTGAGAAGAGAAAATCAACactatcgaaatgaaaccaatctagagtgccgtgctgcaatggccataacaattgtcaaaccaccacaacttggcaagacaaagtttaccgGTACAGCTAGTATTAGCTAAAAACCATCATGTCAAAATTGGAAGTCCGTATCTTAAGTCTAAGTGGTCCGGGGTaagaaaaatcatgatttttttttcggcgaaaaaataccctattctactaaaattgatgattttaggaccctaaagggctcaGAATTGCGGGTTTTTTTGGTCGGTACTACGCCACCCGGAAAGTTTTGTCACGTGTGAACGCGTTGATTTTGCTTAGATTAGAATGCTGAATTGTGAATAAATATTGAAGCAAAGTGAATTTTGACAAACCAGTGAGAAAAAAAACGTGGGTGGCGAAGTAAGCATTGCCGCGAATGGATGTCTACTTTAATCGCTTGTCATATTTTGCGCGTTCTCATAACGAATTTTATTCGACGATTTCGCTTGTGGTTTGACTGGTATTACGCCACCCAGTCAGTTTTTCGCGTGTGAAAGTGTAATTCTTCAGCGTAGTATCATTCGGGAGTTTCGGTGTGATGTCAGTAATCGCTGACTCGGTTGATCGCTCCACGCCGTTTTAAGTGTTTGCGGCAATGAAATCAATCCTATTTTGGTCGTTTCTGCACCGCTGGAGGAATAAGAGTACAACTATATTAcggcagactatgaagaacttggtgagatctttccgattAAAAATCGTCATTTTATTCATATACATGGGATATTTACcattcaggaagtgttaatgcatttcatatatccaattgatatccggatgcatcGATGTTTCAGAAAACGCCCTCAAGATTACGTGGAAGTCCTGTCATACTTAAAATGGGTCGTTGGActtgcagtagagctatcaccttccatctccaggactaacATTGTTTGCGTCTATgggtaaaagttaaaaatagaTGCAGACTATTTTCTTCCATAAAatcactgccggtcagtgggagatacatacatacatacatacatacttacatacatacatacaatacTAAAgggctcagaattgcgatatctctcatcgtttttgagttatcggacGAAACATGGCAGGTTTCCTTAGGGttctcaaaaaatggtcaaaatgttcatttttaggTAGTTTCTTGTCAATAATTCAGAAATGAAAAGAcatatcgcaattctaagtacATTTTTGGACCTTTAGGGTCCTGAAATCACCGATTTTAGTAGAATAGGATATTTtctcttcgaaaaaaaatcatgattgttcttaccccatacaatttttgagaacttttggccccgtgggggaccacatagccttgagatacggactttaaattttggcatgatgatttttcagctaaaacgatcgttttgcaataatgaacttttaacatttccaatttttgcaaaaatagggacggcctatgcACAGCACTGTTGAAAGACATCCAGGTAACACCGAATTTTTTTTGGCAGCATTATTTCTGCAGCGTATCAGCCATCCATATGACAAAACACATTAAAATtgctgtg
This window contains:
- the LOC109406946 gene encoding tissue inhibitor of metalloproteinase, coding for MLQTRMNPYHVMTAALLVTLGVILQLSSTEACSCLPEHAQTAYCDAEYVIVAQVLRKSNRKHNDNNVYKIAIKKEYKMTPRAQKLLKQGKLITPPSDSMCGIRLEPNQLYAIAARDIHVGLCSFVRKYSDLTIVEKRGLAGIYRKGCPCEIKPCYHGSCNVTIGACNWTPWASCESDFGSCIPTRGYLIDGSPAKCHWRRSPLYQKCKVNSRE